In Treponema sp. OMZ 798, the following proteins share a genomic window:
- a CDS encoding sugar phosphate isomerase/epimerase, which produces MKKLIKAVRTSADFDLNLFNDLNLGVELQDFTEPCLTDSEIYSLLNEYEKKLPALKGIKSMHGSFIDLNIASFNRDIAAYSRKMYKRDLFFAKLLNLDFLIFHTHIMPWFKEDFKFDLFLKSNAEFFNEAVENSGFKGCVVLENVCEKDSRLSAKLIEAVAMPQVKLNLDWGHALVSGEKIESWFSNNQKHIAYMHLHSNDEKSDLHNPVSKEDFNKLNTLLEKYGLNFPICLEYWDVDIKKEIERIEAF; this is translated from the coding sequence ATGAAAAAGCTGATTAAGGCCGTTAGGACAAGTGCCGACTTTGATCTTAATCTTTTTAATGACCTTAATCTGGGAGTCGAGCTTCAAGATTTTACGGAACCCTGTTTAACCGACTCGGAAATATACTCTCTTTTAAACGAATACGAAAAAAAGCTGCCCGCTTTAAAAGGAATAAAATCCATGCACGGCAGCTTTATCGATTTAAACATAGCCTCTTTTAACCGCGACATAGCCGCTTACAGCAGAAAAATGTACAAGAGGGATTTGTTTTTTGCAAAACTTTTAAACCTCGATTTTTTAATTTTTCACACACATATCATGCCTTGGTTTAAAGAAGACTTTAAATTCGATTTGTTTTTAAAAAGCAATGCGGAATTTTTTAATGAGGCCGTAGAAAATTCGGGTTTTAAAGGCTGCGTTGTTTTAGAAAACGTCTGCGAAAAGGACAGCCGCCTCAGTGCAAAACTGATAGAAGCCGTTGCCATGCCTCAGGTAAAATTAAACCTTGATTGGGGGCATGCCTTGGTCTCAGGCGAAAAAATCGAAAGCTGGTTTTCCAATAATCAAAAACACATAGCCTACATGCATCTTCATTCCAATGACGAGAAAAGCGATCTTCACAATCCCGTCTCAAAAGAAGACTTTAATAAGCTTAATACCTTATTAGAAAAATACGGACTAAATTTTCCTATTTGCTTGGAATATTGGGACGTCGATATAAAAAAGGAAATAGAAAGAATAGAGGCATTTTAA
- a CDS encoding bifunctional glycosyltransferase/class I SAM-dependent methyltransferase, giving the protein MIGLYEGTAVIVQARLSSKRLVRKALLDLGDRPILYRVLDSVRELPAEHFILACDTNSKKEFQPIAESLGYLCIEGPEEDVLKRFCDAVGFINSTFPNKPLKAIIRVTADNPFLFVQAAEASIRRYFELGEPDYFTYTGLPHGSGIEIIKADSLLKAASETDDEYAHEHVSPAIYGHSDKYRCVRETTPPAWYYPDLRTTVDTAEDYEKAKEIYKYLISNKKKSPFMPADIVEAVSYADRLVVFCPSVTPGRGSGHLHRVCDLTRSLLGKLRCLIYIPESDYPNFSKSLLNSIPSDIIVNEFPKKAAMIVLDRFRTSEDEMAFFKNKGHVIAIDDGGTGRGFADFILDILPSLKNVSSSEDASISDRIPNLFSPELISLPVNRRKQLSTNKFIKNKKIHLTPKKTRVLVVCGGENSYRMTLPIAQILASLKFDVSAIDINLSFEDIKQCEGKIKVFSGIDNLKERLHEWDLVVTHYGFTAFEALAAGCYVILASPTDYHYKLGLAAGFTSLPPGIPSVIDFANLFSHGIKIPNIITPYSESKELPSLIKNLSFGSKHLCPICGEESTSEVAARTPDRTMAHCLRCGMYHISFIVSPPKQYTKTYFFDEYKAQYGKTYLEDFESIRKQGMRRMEIIDKLYIDIFYRKREYSIFDGEKKILDIGCAYGPFVLAAKYSGWYAVGTDISEAAVKYVTDELKLPAFVSAFPSLPPSYEYIYQKQMTGSGFESVLTPIKDDGFAAVTMWFVIEHFQDLDSVLKKVNDLLMPGGIFAFSTPNLSGVTGTFLPYKFFAESPTDHYSIWDAKTVRDQLGMYGFKVLKIVSIGHHPERFKWCKNLKKNGILWKIVLSISKMFRLGDSMEVYAMKQGRLEDLR; this is encoded by the coding sequence ATGATTGGTTTATATGAAGGAACGGCCGTAATTGTTCAAGCCCGCTTGAGTTCCAAGCGCTTGGTTAGGAAGGCTTTGTTGGACTTGGGTGACAGGCCTATCTTGTACAGAGTTTTGGATTCGGTTAGAGAATTGCCTGCCGAACATTTTATTTTAGCCTGCGATACCAATTCAAAAAAAGAATTTCAACCGATAGCCGAATCCTTAGGTTATCTTTGTATTGAGGGTCCTGAAGAAGATGTGTTAAAGCGTTTTTGTGATGCCGTTGGGTTTATTAATTCCACTTTTCCGAATAAACCTTTAAAAGCTATTATTAGGGTTACGGCCGATAATCCGTTTCTCTTTGTTCAAGCTGCAGAAGCTTCAATCCGCCGTTATTTTGAATTGGGGGAGCCTGACTATTTTACTTACACAGGCCTTCCGCACGGCTCCGGAATAGAAATTATCAAAGCCGATTCTCTTTTAAAAGCCGCTTCCGAAACCGATGATGAATATGCTCATGAGCATGTGTCTCCTGCAATTTACGGTCATTCCGATAAGTATAGATGTGTTAGAGAGACGACTCCGCCTGCGTGGTATTATCCCGATCTGCGTACTACCGTTGATACCGCCGAAGACTATGAAAAGGCAAAAGAAATTTATAAGTATTTAATTTCAAATAAAAAAAAGTCTCCGTTTATGCCTGCCGATATAGTTGAGGCTGTAAGTTATGCCGATAGATTGGTGGTCTTTTGTCCTTCGGTTACTCCGGGCCGCGGAAGTGGTCACCTGCACAGGGTATGTGATTTGACTAGATCTCTTTTGGGAAAATTAAGATGTTTGATCTATATACCCGAGTCGGATTATCCTAATTTTTCAAAATCTCTTTTAAATTCAATTCCTTCCGATATAATCGTAAATGAGTTTCCAAAAAAAGCAGCCATGATAGTCTTGGACAGGTTTAGAACTTCTGAAGATGAGATGGCTTTTTTTAAGAATAAAGGGCATGTTATAGCAATTGACGACGGCGGCACCGGACGAGGATTTGCAGATTTTATTTTGGATATATTGCCTTCACTTAAAAATGTAAGCTCTTCTGAAGATGCTTCTATCTCCGACCGGATTCCTAATCTTTTTTCGCCTGAGTTAATATCCCTTCCGGTAAATAGGAGAAAGCAGCTTTCAACCAACAAATTTATTAAAAATAAAAAGATACACTTGACTCCTAAAAAAACAAGGGTTCTTGTAGTTTGCGGCGGTGAAAATTCTTATAGGATGACCCTCCCTATTGCGCAAATTCTAGCTTCTTTAAAATTTGATGTTTCTGCAATAGATATAAATTTGAGCTTTGAAGATATAAAACAATGTGAAGGAAAAATTAAAGTTTTTTCAGGAATTGATAATTTAAAAGAGAGGCTTCATGAATGGGATTTGGTTGTAACTCATTACGGGTTTACGGCTTTTGAAGCCTTGGCCGCAGGCTGTTATGTGATTTTGGCTTCTCCTACCGATTATCATTATAAGTTAGGTTTAGCGGCCGGTTTTACATCTCTTCCTCCTGGAATCCCTTCCGTTATAGACTTTGCTAATCTTTTTTCCCATGGAATTAAGATACCTAATATTATTACTCCGTATTCCGAATCCAAGGAGTTACCTTCGCTTATAAAAAATTTATCCTTCGGTTCAAAACACCTGTGTCCCATATGCGGGGAAGAAAGTACCTCCGAAGTTGCAGCCAGAACTCCGGATCGAACTATGGCTCATTGTCTGCGATGCGGTATGTATCATATTTCTTTTATAGTAAGTCCTCCAAAGCAATATACCAAAACTTATTTTTTTGATGAGTATAAGGCTCAATACGGCAAGACTTATTTAGAGGACTTTGAATCTATAAGAAAACAGGGAATGCGGCGGATGGAAATTATCGATAAACTCTATATCGATATTTTTTACCGCAAAAGAGAATACAGTATTTTTGACGGCGAAAAGAAAATATTGGATATAGGCTGTGCCTACGGTCCCTTTGTTCTTGCTGCAAAGTATTCGGGCTGGTACGCAGTGGGAACCGATATTTCGGAAGCGGCAGTAAAATATGTAACCGATGAGCTAAAACTTCCGGCCTTTGTTTCGGCCTTTCCTTCATTGCCTCCATCTTATGAGTACATCTACCAAAAGCAAATGACGGGAAGCGGATTTGAATCGGTTTTAACTCCTATCAAAGACGACGGTTTTGCAGCCGTTACTATGTGGTTTGTCATCGAACATTTTCAAGACTTGGATTCCGTTTTAAAAAAAGTAAACGACCTGTTAATGCCGGGCGGAATCTTTGCTTTTTCTACTCCAAACCTTTCCGGTGTTACCGGAACCTTTTTGCCTTATAAATTTTTTGCAGAAAGTCCTACAGACCACTATTCCATTTGGGATGCTAAAACGGTTAGAGATCAGCTTGGTATGTACGGCTTTAAGGTTTTAAAAATCGTTTCTATAGGGCACCATCCTGAGAGATTTAAATGGTGTAAAAATCTTAAAAAGAACGGAATACTTTGGAAAATTGTTTTGTCTATAAGCAAGATGTTTAGACTTGGAGATAGTATGGAAGTGTATGCAATGAAACAGGGAAGATTGGAGGATCTAAGATGA
- a CDS encoding M23 family metallopeptidase, whose amino-acid sequence MKKNIYIFLFFMTFLYSYSFEWPVENPSLLRLFAQRDESSASVSRSLVFKEVETVRASGYGKHVISIEDKNSARFFPSTLGNAMIFIDDEGLQSVYGNLSETDIFVSRKETEAGSILGYAGKSAWTEEKSLIFQVADTRNNVLINPLLFMPAVEEKTEPQIQNTVLINGDKQIINLETSKKIRQGAYDLYSSIFDSAEKGGPPLAPFRIMVSINGMNIADLPFEVLSSDGKDLYLQNKKASLSLLYQKEGTMHLGKINLPAGKIELIITALDKSGNQKRASFVFQVE is encoded by the coding sequence ATGAAAAAAAATATTTATATCTTTTTATTTTTTATGACTTTTTTATACTCTTATTCTTTTGAATGGCCTGTAGAAAATCCTTCTCTTTTGCGTTTGTTTGCTCAAAGAGATGAGTCTTCGGCTTCCGTTTCCCGTTCCTTGGTGTTTAAAGAGGTTGAGACGGTTAGAGCTTCGGGTTACGGTAAACACGTGATAAGTATCGAGGATAAAAACAGCGCTCGCTTTTTTCCAAGCACCTTGGGAAATGCTATGATTTTTATAGATGATGAGGGACTGCAAAGTGTGTACGGCAATCTTTCTGAGACGGATATTTTTGTTTCCAGGAAAGAAACCGAGGCCGGTTCTATTTTGGGATATGCCGGAAAATCGGCATGGACAGAGGAAAAGAGTTTAATTTTTCAGGTTGCAGATACACGCAATAATGTTTTAATCAATCCTCTTTTATTTATGCCTGCCGTTGAAGAAAAAACGGAGCCCCAAATTCAAAATACCGTTTTGATAAACGGAGATAAGCAGATAATTAATTTGGAAACGTCAAAAAAAATAAGGCAGGGCGCCTATGATCTTTATTCTTCAATCTTTGATTCAGCCGAAAAAGGAGGACCGCCTCTCGCACCTTTTAGGATTATGGTTTCAATTAATGGAATGAATATAGCTGACCTTCCCTTTGAGGTCTTGAGTTCTGACGGTAAGGATCTTTACTTGCAAAATAAAAAGGCCTCTCTTTCCCTTTTGTATCAAAAAGAGGGCACAATGCATTTGGGAAAGATAAATTTACCGGCAGGAAAAATTGAGCTTATAATTACCGCCCTCGATAAAAGCGGAAATCAAAAACGGGCTTCTTTTGTTTTTCAAGTAGAGTAG
- a CDS encoding Gx transporter family protein: MIPKPVPFFRIGLANLPLLLGIDIFSFPAFMLLLLIKVLGQALISGTLFSYILLFSAIGTFSSGLLMYSMRKIPRKAVSFIGISLAGAFVSNSLQFLLAVLLMFGKSAVYIIPPVFSLGAITAIALGWFAAEFEVQSVWYQKVKAERFDFVSDNSQAVRKYKIKEESEQTKSRALRDRYLRIGSGISLFLILLFVPFLPVQAIVMGAALILCAADKQKLNFLNLIFMFTAITVFNLFPPMGKIIFSIGSIDVTHQALLRGFEKAIVLTGMIYISKWMLKARMNFKSRIGKSIQEAFEVFYKLLSVKHEIKPKMIIPTIDSVLLSINRL; the protein is encoded by the coding sequence ATGATACCCAAGCCGGTTCCTTTTTTTAGAATCGGCTTGGCAAATCTGCCCCTTCTTTTAGGTATAGATATCTTCTCTTTTCCGGCCTTTATGCTTCTTTTGCTTATAAAGGTTTTAGGCCAAGCCCTAATTTCGGGAACTCTTTTTTCGTACATTCTTCTTTTTTCTGCAATCGGAACCTTTTCTTCAGGACTTTTAATGTATTCTATGAGAAAAATTCCGCGGAAAGCCGTCTCATTTATAGGAATCAGCTTGGCAGGAGCCTTTGTTTCAAACAGCCTGCAATTTCTTTTAGCAGTCCTGCTCATGTTCGGAAAATCGGCTGTTTATATAATTCCGCCCGTATTTTCTCTGGGGGCCATAACGGCAATTGCTTTAGGCTGGTTTGCCGCCGAATTTGAAGTACAATCCGTCTGGTATCAAAAAGTAAAAGCCGAAAGATTTGATTTTGTTTCTGATAATTCTCAAGCGGTCAGAAAGTATAAGATTAAAGAAGAATCTGAACAAACAAAAAGCAGAGCTTTAAGAGATAGATATCTTAGGATAGGTTCAGGCATAAGCCTTTTTTTAATCTTGCTATTTGTGCCTTTTCTGCCGGTACAAGCTATTGTCATGGGTGCAGCCCTGATTCTTTGTGCAGCCGACAAACAAAAACTTAATTTTTTAAATTTAATCTTTATGTTTACGGCCATTACCGTTTTCAACCTTTTTCCTCCCATGGGAAAGATAATTTTCAGCATAGGCAGTATTGATGTAACCCATCAAGCCCTGTTACGAGGATTTGAAAAAGCCATTGTTTTGACGGGAATGATATACATATCGAAATGGATGCTTAAAGCAAGGATGAATTTTAAAAGCAGGATAGGAAAATCTATCCAAGAAGCATTCGAGGTCTTTTACAAACTATTATCTGTAAAACACGAAATCAAGCCCAAAATGATAATCCCCACAATAGATTCGGTTCTTTTGAGTATAAACAGACTTTAA
- a CDS encoding peptidylprolyl isomerase, with protein sequence MMKIEKDTTVSLEYTLKDANGEVLDSSDVMGPLEYIHGYNMIISGLEKALEGKEEGAEFKQVVPPEEAYGEAFDDLIVETNRSQFPEGAELEVGLEFEAGEGHHTRIVRITKIDGDKITIDANHPLAGEPLHFDVKVLSVKKTTEEELQALIQQMSGGCGCGCGHEYDEDACGCGCSGCH encoded by the coding sequence ATGATGAAAATAGAAAAAGATACAACAGTCAGTTTGGAATACACACTGAAAGATGCTAACGGCGAAGTTCTTGATTCGTCCGATGTAATGGGTCCGTTGGAGTACATCCACGGATATAATATGATTATTTCCGGCTTGGAAAAAGCCCTTGAAGGCAAAGAAGAAGGAGCCGAGTTTAAACAAGTTGTTCCTCCTGAAGAAGCCTACGGAGAAGCCTTTGACGATCTGATAGTCGAAACAAACCGCTCTCAGTTCCCTGAAGGTGCAGAGTTGGAAGTAGGACTTGAATTTGAAGCAGGCGAAGGTCATCACACCCGGATTGTAAGAATCACAAAAATAGACGGTGATAAGATTACTATAGATGCAAATCATCCGCTGGCGGGAGAACCCCTTCACTTTGACGTAAAAGTCCTATCGGTAAAAAAGACTACCGAAGAAGAGCTGCAAGCTTTGATTCAGCAAATGTCCGGAGGATGCGGCTGCGGATGCGGTCATGAATATGACGAAGACGCTTGCGGCTGCGGATGCTCAGGTTGCCATTAA
- the pheT gene encoding phenylalanine--tRNA ligase subunit beta, producing the protein MPKIEVNESLFFKMLGAKLGTEPEAKHDYDKLEEILTSAKAELDEKPDTSLPEKERIIKIELNDTNRPDLWSTAGLTRLLRIHAGGESNTKNYQSFLSSKEKTQSSAERVVKVSPELKEIRPFAAGFVISGKPIDELMLADIIQTQEKLCRNFGRKRKTVSMGVYRSKLIKWPIEYTAVDPDKQEFTPLDMEKPLSCRKILKEHPKGIEYAPLLEDKKLFPLLKDANGEVLSMPPVINSARIGAVQAGDADLFVEFTGTDMTSILLSANIVACDFADCGYTILPVKIEHPYETGYGKTVTTPFYFQENAETTVEAVNKLLGSSFTAEEIAEALKRMDSETEISGNKIRLKPSPYRNDFLHEVDIIEDVMMGKTVNFFTPETPNEFTIGRLLPATMLSRKIKGLMTGMGYQEMIFNYLGSKKDYIERMCIDESSVIEISNPMSENYQFVRPSILPSLLNAEMGSANAVYPHKIFETGKIAFFDDTHSTGTGTAQSLGFLTAEQNANFNTAASEAANLLYYLGIEYKVCETDDPRFISGRQAGLLYKGEQIGIFGEVHPQVLENWDINIPCFAGELNIEKILETQN; encoded by the coding sequence ATGCCTAAGATTGAAGTAAATGAAAGCCTTTTTTTTAAGATGCTGGGAGCAAAGCTAGGGACAGAGCCCGAAGCAAAGCACGATTACGATAAACTTGAAGAGATTTTAACGTCAGCCAAGGCAGAACTTGACGAAAAACCCGATACCTCGCTTCCCGAAAAGGAAAGGATTATTAAGATAGAATTAAACGACACAAACCGACCCGACCTTTGGTCTACTGCGGGCCTTACAAGGCTTTTACGCATTCATGCAGGTGGCGAATCAAATACAAAAAACTATCAGAGTTTTCTTTCGTCAAAGGAAAAAACTCAAAGCTCCGCCGAACGTGTAGTTAAGGTTTCGCCCGAACTTAAAGAAATCCGTCCCTTTGCGGCGGGCTTTGTAATTTCGGGTAAGCCGATAGATGAGCTAATGCTTGCAGACATAATTCAAACACAGGAAAAACTTTGCCGCAACTTCGGAAGAAAACGAAAGACCGTTTCGATGGGAGTTTATCGCTCAAAGCTTATAAAATGGCCGATAGAATATACGGCTGTAGATCCCGATAAACAAGAGTTCACTCCGCTCGACATGGAAAAGCCCCTTTCGTGCCGAAAAATCCTAAAGGAACATCCCAAGGGAATCGAGTATGCTCCCTTGCTTGAAGACAAAAAGCTCTTTCCCCTTTTAAAAGATGCAAACGGAGAAGTCCTTTCGATGCCGCCTGTTATAAACAGTGCAAGGATAGGAGCCGTCCAGGCAGGCGATGCCGATCTTTTTGTAGAATTTACAGGTACGGACATGACAAGCATCCTGCTTTCTGCAAATATAGTCGCCTGCGACTTTGCCGACTGCGGATACACAATTCTTCCGGTAAAAATAGAACATCCTTACGAAACGGGATACGGAAAAACCGTCACAACCCCATTTTATTTTCAAGAAAATGCGGAAACTACGGTGGAAGCCGTCAATAAACTCTTAGGTTCCTCCTTTACGGCAGAAGAAATTGCCGAGGCCCTAAAGCGGATGGACTCGGAAACCGAAATTTCGGGCAATAAAATTAGGCTGAAACCCTCTCCATACAGGAACGACTTTTTACATGAAGTAGACATAATCGAAGACGTGATGATGGGTAAAACGGTTAACTTCTTTACTCCCGAAACACCCAACGAATTTACAATCGGAAGACTTTTGCCTGCAACCATGCTAAGCCGAAAAATAAAGGGCCTTATGACAGGCATGGGCTATCAGGAAATGATTTTTAACTACCTGGGATCAAAAAAGGACTATATCGAAAGAATGTGCATAGACGAATCTTCGGTCATCGAGATTTCAAACCCCATGTCCGAAAACTATCAATTTGTGCGCCCCTCTATTCTCCCCTCTCTTTTAAACGCCGAGATGGGCTCGGCAAATGCGGTCTACCCTCATAAAATCTTTGAGACGGGAAAAATTGCCTTTTTTGACGATACCCACTCCACAGGCACAGGTACAGCCCAAAGTTTAGGCTTTTTGACGGCAGAGCAAAACGCCAATTTTAACACGGCAGCAAGCGAGGCGGCTAACCTCTTATACTACCTCGGAATAGAATACAAGGTTTGCGAAACCGATGACCCGCGCTTTATTTCGGGCAGGCAGGCAGGCCTTCTTTATAAGGGAGAACAAATAGGAATATTCGGGGAGGTTCATCCTCAAGTCTTGGAAAACTGGGACATAAACATTCCCTGCTTTGCAGGCGAATTAAATATAGAAAAGATTTTGGAAACTCAAAACTAA
- a CDS encoding glycosyltransferase family A protein, whose amino-acid sequence MNTIPTIFNERKIPYTVLGKSSGDFKTPVSVLVLNRGARYYLSSLFQNLIDLGFTSIVFVDSSRRGFELESLSSQFPEVKFLVPLEEVTAGDMINLGISEVSSDYVMVLWSDMALSSSALPASLIDTLTQSDVICVAPVLIDEKNALIPVQIVPSLTHRDFSTEQFLCRKDLTHTIYMYDFAGIYNREKFIEIGGFDYTIENPYWQNLDFGFRTHLWGMEILISNLYKMKYAGAPPLEDISADNSYINFYLKNLAPLVGKKGGSLPWYLFFSYAVRSGLNPFKAYKYFKAVQDWVHINKYRFLKSPQDLICKWEPSI is encoded by the coding sequence ATGAATACTATACCTACAATTTTTAACGAACGAAAAATTCCTTATACGGTTTTAGGAAAAAGCTCAGGCGATTTTAAAACCCCTGTTTCCGTTTTGGTATTAAACAGAGGAGCCCGATATTATCTTTCTTCTCTTTTTCAAAACCTGATAGATTTAGGTTTTACCTCCATAGTTTTTGTAGACAGCTCCCGCCGAGGGTTTGAGCTTGAGTCCTTGTCCTCTCAATTCCCTGAGGTAAAATTTTTAGTTCCTCTTGAAGAGGTTACAGCAGGGGACATGATTAACTTGGGTATTTCGGAAGTCTCTTCGGATTATGTTATGGTCTTATGGAGTGATATGGCCTTATCCTCTTCGGCCCTTCCTGCAAGTTTGATAGATACCCTTACTCAATCGGACGTAATCTGTGTCGCTCCCGTTTTAATCGATGAAAAAAATGCTCTCATTCCGGTACAAATTGTTCCCTCTCTTACTCACAGGGATTTTTCGACGGAGCAATTTTTATGCAGAAAAGATTTAACCCATACAATCTATATGTATGATTTTGCAGGTATTTATAATAGAGAAAAATTTATCGAAATAGGAGGCTTTGATTATACTATAGAGAATCCTTATTGGCAAAATTTGGATTTCGGGTTTAGAACCCATCTATGGGGTATGGAGATTCTGATTTCAAATTTATATAAAATGAAATATGCCGGAGCTCCCCCTCTTGAAGATATTTCTGCAGATAATTCTTATATAAATTTTTATTTAAAAAATTTGGCCCCTCTTGTAGGTAAAAAAGGAGGGAGCCTGCCTTGGTATTTATTTTTTTCGTATGCGGTAAGATCCGGTTTAAATCCTTTTAAGGCCTATAAATATTTTAAGGCGGTACAAGATTGGGTGCATATAAATAAATACCGTTTTTTAAAATCACCTCAAGACTTAATTTGTAAATGGGAGCCCAGCATATGA
- a CDS encoding spiro-SPASM protein encodes MKSFAVLSAYDISEYSFKKLENGIIPFEASFRAAAAFPDCKKIIVLTSASCEEPIISILKNIKSEELGIEWKVKVLQKISPQAVFEEAAKEAESSGFENVFFMHGDEPLIDLNAAEKLFNRHLEYRAEYSFADGYPEGLIPEILASGLCPILAKLSENETSFERSFIFDTIKKEINSYDIETMIAPFDLRHLRLRFAADSKRNALLCSRFAGINAENYAELIDEKKEELFTLPAYYSIEINSSYPLNSIYKPNEVLGLEEKKEMDKTVLFSLVEKIAEYSDDAVISLSVFAEPSMYSDTLSVIEKILSFPKLSVLIETCGLYWPSSFIDRLEKIIEASPKRKNKMLPVYWIVSIDAVSSGMYAKVHGLSEDEANIKLKQALTFTDGLKKVFPDAVWAQIMRMKENEIEVEPFYRFWKNLGVNVIIQKYDTFCKLLEDRRVADLSPFNRHPCWHLKRDMYILTDGSVPLCKEDIKRNNILGNAFSDSLDSIRKKAFEVYKKHLECRYGDLCGSCDEYYTYNF; translated from the coding sequence ATGAAGTCTTTTGCTGTTTTATCCGCCTATGATATTTCGGAGTATTCGTTTAAAAAACTCGAAAACGGTATAATCCCCTTTGAAGCCTCTTTCCGTGCGGCTGCCGCCTTTCCCGATTGTAAAAAAATCATTGTTTTAACCTCCGCTTCATGCGAAGAGCCTATTATTTCTATTTTAAAAAATATAAAATCGGAAGAGCTAGGAATAGAGTGGAAGGTTAAGGTCTTGCAAAAAATAAGTCCTCAAGCCGTTTTTGAAGAGGCCGCAAAAGAAGCCGAATCATCCGGTTTTGAAAATGTCTTTTTTATGCATGGGGATGAACCCCTTATCGATTTAAATGCAGCTGAAAAACTTTTTAACCGGCATTTGGAATACAGGGCCGAGTACAGCTTTGCCGACGGATACCCGGAAGGTCTTATCCCTGAAATTCTCGCCTCGGGGCTTTGTCCTATTCTTGCAAAACTTTCCGAAAACGAAACTTCCTTTGAGCGTTCTTTTATTTTCGATACGATAAAAAAAGAAATAAACAGCTATGATATTGAAACCATGATAGCTCCTTTCGATTTACGGCATCTGCGTCTCCGCTTTGCCGCCGACTCAAAACGCAATGCTCTTTTATGCAGCCGTTTTGCAGGTATAAATGCCGAAAACTATGCAGAACTGATAGACGAAAAAAAAGAAGAGCTTTTTACCCTTCCTGCATATTATAGTATCGAGATAAATTCTTCTTATCCTCTTAATTCGATATATAAGCCCAACGAGGTGTTAGGACTTGAAGAAAAAAAAGAAATGGATAAGACGGTTCTTTTTTCTCTTGTCGAAAAAATTGCAGAATATTCCGATGATGCCGTAATTTCTCTTTCGGTTTTCGCTGAACCCTCAATGTACAGTGACACTCTTTCGGTAATCGAAAAAATCTTATCTTTTCCTAAGTTATCCGTTTTGATTGAAACTTGCGGCTTATATTGGCCTTCATCATTTATAGACCGTCTCGAAAAAATTATTGAGGCCTCTCCAAAAAGAAAAAATAAAATGCTTCCCGTCTATTGGATTGTATCTATTGATGCGGTAAGTTCAGGGATGTATGCTAAGGTGCACGGCCTTTCCGAAGATGAGGCAAACATAAAACTAAAACAAGCTCTTACCTTTACCGACGGTTTAAAAAAAGTTTTCCCCGATGCCGTATGGGCTCAAATTATGCGTATGAAAGAAAACGAGATAGAGGTTGAACCCTTTTACCGTTTTTGGAAAAATTTGGGTGTTAATGTAATTATTCAAAAATACGATACCTTCTGTAAATTGCTTGAAGATAGGAGGGTCGCAGATTTATCTCCTTTTAATCGCCATCCTTGTTGGCATTTAAAAAGAGATATGTATATTTTAACAGACGGCTCGGTACCTCTTTGTAAAGAAGATATTAAAAGGAATAATATTTTAGGAAATGCTTTTTCGGATAGTTTAGATTCAATCCGTAAAAAAGCATTCGAGGTATATAAAAAGCATTTGGAATGCAGATACGGAGATTTATGTGGATCCTGCGATGAATACTATACCTACAATTTTTAA